The proteins below are encoded in one region of Puntigrus tetrazona isolate hp1 chromosome 5, ASM1883169v1, whole genome shotgun sequence:
- the gna14 gene encoding guanine nucleotide-binding protein subunit alpha-14 yields the protein MNVLTAKYWRRFKLFRMGDCCLSSEDRESFRIHQEIERQLKMDKRDSSRQLKLLLLGTGESGKSTFIKQMRIIHGRGYTEEDRRSYAKLVFQNIFVSIHNLLQAMEHLNIPFADGKNKTHAAMLNSVMPETVQSLEPKHAEAIKSVWKDQGLQKCFERRREFQLSDSTKYYLDDIDRLSAAFYLPTVQDILRVRIPTTGIIEYIFDLQTVIFRMVDVGGQKSERRKWIHCFENVTSIIFLVALSEYDQVLYECANENRMEESKALFKTIISYPWFQESSIILFLNKTDILKEKISKSHLVDYFPQYKGPKNDADAAMKFILSMYEEQNSDMHKNIYAHFTCATDTENIRFVFEAVKDTILRNNLSDFNLS from the exons ATGAATGTGTTAACTGCTAAGTACTGGAGAAGGTTCAAGCTGTTCAGGATGGGGGACTGCTGCTTGTCGAGTGAAGACAGAGAAAGCTTCAGGATTCACCAGGAAATTGAGAGACAGCTTAAGATGGACAAACGGGATTCATCCCGACAACTGAAACTTTTGCTTTTAG GCACAGGGGAGAGCGGGAAGAGTACATTTATCAAGCAGATGAGAATCATTCACGGCAGGGGCTACACCGAGGAGGACAGAAGGTCCTACGCCAAGCTGGTGTTCCAGAATATCTTTGTGTCCATTCACAACCTGCTTCAAGCCATGGAGCACCTAAACATTCCCTTTGCCGATGGAAAAAACAAA ACACATGCTGCAATGCTTAACAGTGTGATGCCCGAAACAGTACAGTCACTGGAGCCTAAACATGCTGAAGCCATCAAGAGTGTGTGGAAAGACCAAGGTCTGCAGAAATGCTTTGAACGCAGGAGAGAGTTTCAGTTGTCAGACTCAACCAAATA TTACCTCGATGACATTGACAGATTATCTGCGGCCTTTTACTTGCCGACTGTTCAGGATATTCTGAGAGTCCGAATTCCAACCACAGGCATCATTGAGTACATCTTTGACCTCCAGACAGTCATATTCAG AATGGTTGATGTTGGAGGCCAAAAGTCAGAAAGACGGAAGTGGATCCATTGTTTCGAAAACGTTACTTCCATCATCTTTCTGGTGGCTCTGAGCGAGTACGACCAGGTCCTGTATGAGTGTGCGAATGAG AACCGCATGGAGGAGAGTAAGGCACTTTTTAAGACAATCATCTCCTACCCCTGGTTCCAGGAGTCCTCTATTATCCTCTTCCTCAATAAAACAGATATCCTGAAGGAGAAGATATCAAAGTCACATCTTGTAGACTATTTTCCACAATACAAAG GCCCTAAAAATGATGCAGATGCCGCAATGAAGTTCATCTTGAGTATGTATGAGGAGCAGAACTCggacatgcacaaaaacatctACGCACATTTCACCTGTGCAACCGACACTGAAAATATCCGCTTTGTTTTTGAAGCAGTGAAGGACACCATTCTGCGGAACAACCTGTCTGACTTTAACCTGAGTTAA
- the prune2 gene encoding protein prune homolog 2 yields the protein MDQTHEHKMSFEGAEGRPAPPTSLPLQGQGGVASQRKKLSAPRISLSLDQSEDDLFDTPDDLDINVDDLDTPDEADYTDHEIDWEEPQASQSESVKETVEPIPTYSAQEERQDSKLWRTVIIGEQEHRINMKSIEPYQKVISHGGYYGNGANAIIVFAACFLPDSDREDYHEIMENLFLYVISTLELMVAEDYMIVYLNGATPHRRMPGLNWLKRCYQMIDRRLRKNLKSFIIVHPSWFIRTILAITKPFISSKFSSKIKYVNSLAELEELIPMEYVHIPECIVRLDEELREAAESSRINSFLQGSENPQESIAQPNASSS from the exons ATGGACCAGACTCATGAACACAAGATGAGTTTCGAGGGGGCGGAGGGTAGACCAG CTCCACCCACCTCCCTGCCCCTGCAGGGccaagggggcgtggcctctcaGAGGAAGAAGCTGTCAGCTCCTCGTATAAGTCTATCATTGGACCAAAGTGAGGACGACCTGTTCGACACACCAGATGACCTCGACATCAATGTGGATGATCTGGACACCCCTGATGAAGCGGATTATACAGACCACGAAATTGACTGGGAAG AGCCTCAAGCGTCCCAGAGTGAATCTGTTAAAGAAACGGTTGAGCCCATTCCCACATACAGCGCTCAGGAGGAGCGGCAGGACTCCAAACTCTGGAGAACCGTTATCATTGGAGAGCAAGAGCACCGCATCAACATGAAGAGCATTGAGCCTTACCAAAAGGTCATATCCCATGGAG GGTACTATGGCAATGGTGCAAACGCCATCATTGTATTTGCTGCATGCTTCCTCCCCGACAGTGACAGAGAGGACTATCATGAGATCATGGAGAACCTCTTCTT GTATGTTATCAGCACACTAGAGCTCATGGTAGCAGAGGATTACATGATTGTGTATTTGAATGGAGCGACTCCGCATCGGAGGATGCCTGGACTCAACTGGCTCAAGAGATGCTATCAGATGATTGACAGGAG GCTTCGAAAGAACTTAAAATCTTTCATCATCGTTCACCCATCATGGTTTATTAGGACAATTCTAGCTATAACGAAACCGTTTATCAG CTCAAAGTTCAGCAGTAAGATCAAGTATGTGAACAGCTTGGCAGAACTAGAGGAGCTCATCCCGATGGAGTACGTGCACATACCTGAGTGCATCGTCAG ACTGGATGAGGAGTTACGGGAAGCAGCAGAGAGCTCGAG aatcaACAGTTTTCTCCAAGGAAGTGAGAATCCACAAGAATCAAT AGCTCAACCGAATGCGAGCAGTTCATAA